GATACTTTGTCGGATCAGATCCCAACGTCGGGCGCgtttctaagtttttttttttttcccccaatcaGGCGACAACCCTTATTTGAACTTTCACGCTCGTCCCATTGCCTCTCCATGTGATGTCGAAACCAAGAGAGGAGCACATCAATGGGGCAGAAAACAAGACCCTAGTTCTAGAAACTGAATTGGATCCGATCTTTCTGCAATATATGTGATCTTATTTATAGTCAGCGAATCAGAAATAGTACATTGGCATGAGGTCCAGTTCTTCTCTGTTTTCATCTAAGATGGAGCCGTTGCAGCTTAAACTAGTACTGCCTATCAGCCTCTTGACGTCGTCCAAATTATAGCTCTCAGCAATATTTTCGCTGAAGTAGCCATTCGTTTTTTCGACACATTGGTAGGCATAGTCAGTGTAGGTACTATAATCCTGAAACCCCATGTCTTCTTGCTTGATGATCTCTCCTGCTCGGCCAAGCTGACCACCGCTGCTACCATCAGAACAGCTGCAACTTCCTTCACCCCCAGACAGGAAGTTGTTGCTCTCTTTCAGTGGACTATAATAACCTTCTGGGGCTTGAAAAGATGAGCAATTGTTTGGGTTTCCCAACGAATTGTTGTCATTTGTCGAGAGGTACTGTGGCAATGAGGCGAATTCCTGACTAGCGGGTTGTTTGTTTAGACTGCAAGTGTAGTACTGCGAATTGCTGTCTAAGGACAATGGTGGAAGCATCTGAGATGATAAAGATAGTGGGGAGTCCTGGTAAGAATCTGGGAATGGTGGTGGGGCTCTTCTCTGGTTGAATTGAGGAATCACACTCATGAGCTTCTTCTTGAGCTTGGTGTTCCAGTAGTTCTTGATGTCGTTGTCGGTTCTACCCGGTAGCTGAGCAGCTATTATTGACCACCtaaaatttggtaaaaaaacTGTGAGGCTCCTGTCATTAAGAGTCTATGCTAAAATAGCTGATCATTTGTAAAGTCCATTGTGGCAGATCAATTCAAATTCTggaagagagagatggcaaGATGAATACACCCATCACCCTTTTTGGTTTAATCCTATATTGTTC
The genomic region above belongs to Rhodamnia argentea isolate NSW1041297 chromosome 6, ASM2092103v1, whole genome shotgun sequence and contains:
- the LOC115734161 gene encoding transcription factor RAX2-like, which gives rise to MGRAPCCDKANVKKGPWSPEEDAKLRDYIEKNGTAGNWIALPQKADLKRCGKSCRLRWLNYLRPNIKHGEFSIEEDRIICTLYVTIGSRWSIIAAQLPGRTDNDIKNYWNTKLKKKLMSVIPQFNQRRAPPPFPDSYQDSPLSLSSQMLPPLSLDSNSQYYTCSLNKQPASQEFASLPQYLSTNDNNSLGNPNNCSSFQAPEGYYSPLKESNNFLSGGEGSCSCSDGSSGGQLGRAGEIIKQEDMGFQDYSTYTDYAYQCVEKTNGYFSENIAESYNLDDVKRLIGSTSLSCNGSILDENREELDLMPMYYF